A segment of the Bactrocera neohumeralis isolate Rockhampton chromosome 3, APGP_CSIRO_Bneo_wtdbg2-racon-allhic-juicebox.fasta_v2, whole genome shotgun sequence genome:
atttatatatgtaggaataaatgcatacaatatacatattaattagTATGTaatagtatgtttgtatgttaaaATTGATTGTATACTTTTAAATTGAAgtaattaagttttaaaatgaaTCTAAATCGAATTGggtaataaatgtaataaattattaaacaaaaacgaatttatATTATTCAAACGCTGTTAACGGTCAGGTGTCACagacatgaaaaaattataataaaaaaatattttttgtcagttgttgttgtagaactCTGACAGTctttgaccggataaaaaatctagatccgttccggttacgtagacccgactgtcttggtaatggaattttttgcCAATAAATTACACCGCTCAACAAGaaagaatttttgatttttgtgctCATGCTCCAATGCTGATTTTAGACATCGAAAAATActggaaattttatatttagctcTTACAAGTTTGTTTTCGCCTGACACGAATGGCCCATTTGCCCATATGAATATAAAaggaatatgaaaaaagttttctacaaaagcaaactttaataaaaaagtttgctttCTCTTATTTTTGGTGTATcagaaactgaaatttaatatgGAGAAGAGCAACCAAAAATCGTGTCGACCGCTGTTattgtaaaagtaaaaacataGCATCATTAATAAGGTTTCGACttgaaagaaatttgaaaaaaataaacattttaaaagctAAAAGGCTATTGATCTAGTTCCAACCGCAGCTCCTTTGGCCATCACTAATCGTTGGAGATGTTTCCATGTCCCAGAACAATatacttcaatatttttaagagcAGCTcgaattatgaatttatttatagtaATCACATTTTGCACGCTGCTATCTTAAACTGAAGCATCTCTTGTTGTTAATCAAAGTTCTTAATCTTAATCTCAGAGCTGAGCTCAAAGCCGCTTCGTTTTCGCTCACTTTCTACACTACCACACAAGTGCATCTCTAAACGATTCCTCCCTCAGGCTACTATTGATACATGACGCCATTTGTGTACGGAACGTCGTGGCGCGAACAACTCGGCACCTAAACGCCGTTGCCGTTAGAGTGTAATCCATATTATCAGTATTCAAAGACTTGTATGAATAAGTGAATATTCCTATTTTCGTGGATGCTGTTAAATTTTACtgataatttgttgttgttttcaattcATAACTAACATGCTTATGAGGCACGCATGGGTCGCGTTATCTTTCGCCTTACTTTTTTGCTTGGATCTCAGTGAGGCGCTTATACGCGATGAGGATGTTGGTAAATAGgcactacacatacatatagtcaCCCATACATGTTTAGTATATGTGATTAAAAACGCTTTTGTATACTTCCACAAGGCACAGAAGAGGAGTCCAACACAGATATTGACTTGACCGGTGACGCAAAGGATGACCATAATGTACGCGTAACCGAGAATCGTTTGGCGGCGCAGCTTTTCGCCGTCATAGAGCATTTCAAGCAAGAAGATCCCGTTGGATTTCCAGGAGCGCCAATACCAGATCCCATGGAGGTGCCAGACATGCGCAAAAGTCTCGGTATGGGCACGTTGAGTATGATGCAGGTGAAAGCGTATGGTTTGTCGAAATTTCGTATTGACACGGTGCAAGCGGATCTGAAGGCGATGAAGgtaaatataagaatatatttttatttagaaagcTTAGGAATTTTCatgaattatattaatttctaaattcaaaacaaaatctaatttaatttaGCTGTGAAACGTTCGCCGCCAATGATAAGATCGAAACGCATTTGAAATTCGTTGATTAGAAGGAAAGAAGACAGTATGTAGACTtaagtgtgtttgttgttgataACAGTTGTTTTAAAAGTGTGTAGCGAAAGCAGTGATTCAGCGGTCAGAGCTAAGTTCATAATATGACGCGTtcaaacaacaatttaaaacaagaaaaatattaaccTCAGTTGCACAGGAGCTAGGAAACCATTCACTAATAAAAATGacattgattttgatcggtcagtctatatggcagctacatatgtacatccaaaaattgcttcggagattgtatcgtcaccttgaaaaataatccctatgccaaatttcgtgaagatatcttgtcaaataagaagttttccatatatgGGCTGGATTTTGaacggttagtttgtatggcaactatgtgctatagttgtccgatataaataatttcttcgcagattgtaCAGTTACCTTGAGTAATAATTGATGTCAtaatttcgggaagatatctcttcaaataaaatagttttccatacaagaacttcattttaatctgtaagtttgtatggcaactacatATGTGCTATAGCGGTCggatctaaataatttcttcggagattgtaccgttactttgaaaaataatccatgtcaaatttcctgaagatattttgcaacataaaaaaattttccttataaAGACTGGATTTtggtcgatcagtttgtattgcagcaatatgttatagtgatccgatctaaataatttcttcggagattatacagTTAACATGGAAAATATTCTatgccaagtttcgtgaagatattttgccacataaaaaagttttccatataaggactggattttgaacggtcagtttgcagctatatgctgtagtagtccgatctaaataatttcttcggagattgtaccgtatctgaaaataaataattaaagatgAAGATAActcgttaaatatatatattttttcccctTTAATATTGGTAcctgcaaattttatttaatttcaggtCGAAGCCGGTATACAATTGGACAAGATGGACGTCCGCGGCAAGTACACGCTGAGCTCACTGTTTACCCGAGCTAATGGACCGTTCACAGTTGTGCTTAAAAATGTCTACGTGAAGGCGAATGCGGCACTAGCTGTCGAAAGAGATGGACATTTAACCACGGAACGCATAAAAATGGATATCACTTTCGGTGATATGTCTATGGATTTCCAGAATTTAGGTTTAGTTGGCAATTTATTTCAAAGCGTTGTCAACTCTGCGCCCACACTCGTCTTCGATGCCATGAAACCGTTCATGCTATCGGAAGCGGATAAGAAATTACGCGAAGAGATAAATGGAAATCTGGAGAAATTCTTAGGTGACCGACTTTTGCCTAATTCAATATCACCGTTAGATATGGCCATAGCCGAGGGTCGAAAGAAAGTACGTGATATGGGTTACGATCCATATCATTTGCCCGACTATAATCGTACGGCTGGCATATTCACCTTTCAGTTGGTGAACTCTTGGATTTGGGGTGTGTCGAGTTTTTATCGCGTTGGCGACATGTCAGTAGCCATGCAgaataatacaattaaattacATTTCCATGTGGGCACACAGGAGATTGCCGGCGAAAGTCATTGGGAAATCGATTTTACTCTCGGATCTCGTACAGGCGTATTCAAATTTTCCGTTCAATATATTCGTGTGACAGTCGAGTTGAGTCAATCACTAGATACGCGTAAGCGACCACAAATCAATGATCTACAAATCGATTTGGGTAATATACAAATACGAAGTGATGGTGCTGGTACTTTGGATTATATTGCGGAGGCTGCCGTCAATATTTTACCCAATTTATTACGCTATCAAATTATGGATATTCTAGAGAACCCTGTGAAGATGCGTATACAGGAGAAATTCGATTCGATTGATGTAGAGAAAGCGATAAAGGAAaactttgaaaagttccaaactATGGGTGATGACTTCTCATTTGACTTTAAGCTGTAAAAGTTAAAATCTCGTCAACCCAGAATGTTCgaattctttaataaatttatatgtacatatataacaagtGCAACCGTATATTTTATGGTAATAAAatgttgaatataaaaaaatatattgtgtgatctgatcgatcagtttgtgtagcagctacatatacatatgctaatATCctatctcaacaatttcttttgaGATCAGAGCCTTGCATAATATATcctaaatttcgttaaaatatctcgtcaaaaaagttttccataccaggtCTGGATTCTTATCGATCAGGTTGTATGCAggatatatactatagtggtccgatctgaacaatttctttagagATAGTtcgttgctttggacaataatccttgttcaattttgagaaaatatctcgttaaatacaaaagttttccatacaaggattagATTTTGTTTGTTCACTTTGCATGGCaactacatgctatagtggtctgatctgataAATTTCTGCTGAAAATGTACCACTACCTCAtacaataatccatgtcaaatttcgtgaagatatctcgtcaaataaacaagtttttcatacTACGACTGAATTCTTATCgaccagtttgtatgccagatatatgctatagtggtccgatctgaactacttctttggagattgtaccattaccttggaaaataatccatgctaaattttgtgaagatatgtcgacaaataaaaaagtcttccatacaagtattacatttcaattgttcactttgtatggcagctacatgctatagggATCCGATCTGTACATctgtagcgttgccttggaaaGTAATCCTTGTCaagttttgtgaagatatatcgtccaATAAAAAGTTTCTCATATTAGGActaaattttgatcgttcagtttgaatggctGCTATATTGTTATAATTCCATAGAGttgtaagaaattttttctgaatactatatatgtatattacgtTTATGCATTTAAGACATTTGTTTCGAAttggaataaatatttaaataaccaTAACGGTAATTAATATCAATACAAGTAAATACCTTAAGATTAAATATTATGCTATTTCGTAGTCACTACGAAATTTATGGATCCTTGACTGAAAAGCACATCAACTGCAGTTTCATGCACGTCTTAACACGTTCCAATATTTCGTCGCTCTTACGCAATTGCTCCGCATTAAGTGGTGGTTTTATAGCCTCCAAGGCTTCGAGgaaataatttctgaaaattgcaaacaaacaaaattgagcAAGAACTCAAAGCAATATGAAAcagcagtaaaaaaaaaaacttactttgCCGTTTCGTTTGTATAAAACTTCAAGGCGTCCCTTATCAAGCGTATATCCACATTAGCTTGAATGGCGCCAGTATAGCTAAATTCTTGCACGCAACTCATTAAGCGCGCCAACTCCTCCGAAACGGTAAGCACAATCGGTTCAAGTATGGGACGCAACAATGCCGGCGATATGGTGTATATTTCGGAATAAACACCTACCAAGTTGTCACAGCATTCATGTGCGTATGGACGCAACTTGCCGATCTCCATTTCGTTATCCCATTGAAAGCGCCCCAAATACATTGATGGCTCTATTGTGCCGACCAATGGGTCCACTTTGTGTTCCACATATGCATCCAAGAGATTTGTAAACAACTGATTAACGGAATAACGCGACGTTTCAATTGCCAGCGTCGGCAAGGGGTAACCATATCTAAAATagaataatgaaattatttgaaatatagcttttggtttatttttaatgtgtttGTTACTTGACAAATATATCGCCCACGTGTGGAAAGAAACTCTTGTTGCAATATGCGCAATTGGCGAGACAACAAAGCATACGCTGCTCCCAGGTTATAACACTGGAATTCCAAAAACGTCCAGACATTAATGCGCTCTGCTGTACATTTGGATAGCCAATGAGTTGAGACACGTTGTGAGTTGGTGTCTCTTCGTCGTGTGACTGGTATGCCAACTCTTCAATAACACCACAGAAGGTGGATAAGAATTCTTGCAAGCGTTGTGAAACTTCCCGCTGACCATCCGATTGTGGTTCCAATAAGTTACCctctctaaaaaattaaaaaatatataaaaaaaaatttaagaaaataaaaaaaaattaaaacaacaagagaaaatttaataaattaaaaaaataacataaaataaaataaatacatataaatacaaaaattaaaaataaaaaaatattttattaaaattaatttaaaaaaataataaaaatataaaaaaataaataaaaatacaaaaaaatgaaaaaaattaaataaaaaatatataaattaaaaattaatttaatttcaaaaatattttttttagaacttaCCTTATTTCTGGATTCATACAAGCAGTTTGCGCCTCATCTAGCGTCTCCAACAGCAGTTTTTCCAAACAATTGGGCAACATTGTAGCGCCTGGAAAGTCTTCTACGTCCATTTCCCAAGTTTCTTCTTCACCCAACTTCTTACAGCGGTCACTAGCCCGTTTGAACGTTATTGAAAAGCAGAAAATACGTATTTCATcgattaatttttgtatgatGTCCAGCGCCTCAGATGGCAGATCTAAACGTATTAGAGTGGCGTAGGTGATGCGCGTATAACGCAAGCACTGCGATATCCATGGTAGAAACTGATGCGTGGCCGATGATGAACCGATGGGCCAAGCCAAACCTGTCGTTTGACGCAGCGCACGCAAATCTGAAGCAATTAGCACGGCGACACGCAAGTAGGCGCAGAATTTTTCAATGGCATTTAAAATCATACGCTGCagaataaatgtataaattcaAACGTATGCTATTAAAATCACTTTAGTATACCTTGAAATCACCTGGCTTAGGATCGTGTGCACCACGTAGCTCTCCAGTAAAATATAACTGCCCTAAGCGCCATAAATCGGGTAATTGCGATGCTGCGATATCACAAATTTCTTCACAGAACAGCACACGGCTATGTGGCTGATTGGAACTATCGCGGTTCTTAGATTCTAAAATaatcaatatattaaataagcGCATTTAACAGTTAATTAAATAGCTTACTTTCTTGTCCACCGGCGTCCTTAGATGCATACTGTTCAAAAGTTTGCTTAAATGTGTATTCCAAATACTTTGCACGCGCTTCAATGGCATCCCAAGCGGGATCAACATTACGTATGCGGTCACCAATACTCGTACCGCTTTGTTGTACCTGACGATGATTATACTTAAGtcattattaacaaattatataaatattgcttgCTTACCTCAAGACTGGTTAATGCCTTTATTAGTTTCTTTTGCTGTTCCACACTTTGTGGCATCTTGACTACTTTTTCATGCAACTGTTTTCGTATCTGTAGAATGCGCTGATCCACCTCCTCAAGTACACGTCGAAACATCTGAAAATGGCAAcataataaatatgttaaacagtataaaagtaaaatatttatcacAGCTTACTGGTATTTCggtttttccaaacaaattctTAGCGCGTGCATAATCATTTACAACAATATCATATTCGCCAGCCTCTGCACGTCGTTCAACCGAATTCggtaagcaaaataaaaatttatgacgCGATAGCGCAAAGAGAACTGCGCGGGTGGAATCTGCTTTTTCCTTGCGCAGTAGTACTTCCGTGAAGATATTTTTTGATTCAGATATGGAATCTATCGAATTCCAATTAGAAGTATTATTATGTTccattccaaataaaaaatatgtgaaaagtcAATACTTACTCTCTATTGAGTTCTCCAGCACATTTAGCGGCTCTGTACCGAAAATTCGTGTGTCCTCTTGCAACTTGTCTTTTATATTCATCAGTGTATCTAATTGATCAATCACAGAGCCcgcatttgattttaaaaatgataactGACCCTCTTTTTGACTCTCCACTTTTCGCTTTAAATATGCTAGACCAGCTTTTAAGTCCTCAAAAGAGGTAGCCAAGTGGTTTTCGAGCAAAAACCATGATGGTGAAAAGTTCTCTTGCGATAAGTCACCACTTGCTTCAGGAAATAAGTCACGCAAGTCTTCTGGTATTTTTTGTTCATTGCCTTCAATGGATAAACCCAGTGGGTCTTCTTGCGTCAACACCGATTGTGCCAGAGTACGACGACCCCATGCAAAATTTTGCGATGGTGATTCTTCTATCCATACTGCCGACTCTTTCAAAGGACCTATCGTTTCGTGATAAGCGCGAAATTGCACTGTGGATGAGCCTTCACCACCACTAATTGTTGTGACAATAATGTCCCCTTTGCCCTTTGCGGGGCCTGTGcgtgcaattattttatttgccgaTTTCCATTCGGCTGACAGCAAGCAATCAGATCCGCAAATCTTCAGACCTTAGATATAGGGCGTTAACAAAAATGGATATTACACGTAGCATGGTGTAACTTACCTATGAGATCAGTAGCTCTGGTGCCCAAGAACTCTCCACGTATTATAACACGAGTTCCTGGAGGACCCTCCTTTGGTGAAAGACCAGTTACGACCGGTTGAGGAGCCATTCAAAATCTCAGAGgcctaaatattattaaatgaattGTTAATTGAGTATAGTAATTTTCAAATGTCAGCCAAAAACTTCACAACGTAAACAAATGATATCGGCAATGTTGCAACTTCTATACAAATTATACCCTTGTTTAAttactatataaaaattatttaaatacttttagagTAATATTGATTcacattaattatttaaaaaaatgaagtcTACACTCCAAGTGGCAGGTTTAAATTACAAACAGAAtactttagtttttaatttattcaaaaaacaaaaaacacaaaaaattataaagtcgatataaaaatttcgattgaTACTTTGTTTCTAAACATCTCTATACTTTTGACATTAGTTCAGGTGCGCGAAACAAACAGAaaagataaaaagaaaaatacaagcAACTATTTGCCAGCAATTCTTATTCGGATGAAATGGATGACGTTGCCGTGGTCCagagtgaaaatgaaaatttacgaaaagtACGGACGAGATTGCTTCAATGGGAGTCAAGTAGTGACGCACTTGCTCCTTTAAATTCCTTACAGTTGGAATGTTTAGATGTGATAACTAACCAGTGCCGAAACTTCAAAGAGGTAATTACCACCCCACCCTTATAAAT
Coding sequences within it:
- the LOC126754162 gene encoding uncharacterized protein LOC126754162, which produces MLMRHAWVALSFALLFCLDLSEALIRDEDVGTEEESNTDIDLTGDAKDDHNVRVTENRLAAQLFAVIEHFKQEDPVGFPGAPIPDPMEVPDMRKSLGMGTLSMMQVKAYGLSKFRIDTVQADLKAMKVEAGIQLDKMDVRGKYTLSSLFTRANGPFTVVLKNVYVKANAALAVERDGHLTTERIKMDITFGDMSMDFQNLGLVGNLFQSVVNSAPTLVFDAMKPFMLSEADKKLREEINGNLEKFLGDRLLPNSISPLDMAIAEGRKKVRDMGYDPYHLPDYNRTAGIFTFQLVNSWIWGVSSFYRVGDMSVAMQNNTIKLHFHVGTQEIAGESHWEIDFTLGSRTGVFKFSVQYIRVTVELSQSLDTRKRPQINDLQIDLGNIQIRSDGAGTLDYIAEAAVNILPNLLRYQIMDILENPVKMRIQEKFDSIDVEKAIKENFEKFQTMGDDFSFDFKL
- the LOC126754160 gene encoding exocyst complex component 2, which encodes MAPQPVVTGLSPKEGPPGTRVIIRGEFLGTRATDLIGLKICGSDCLLSAEWKSANKIIARTGPAKGKGDIIVTTISGGEGSSTVQFRAYHETIGPLKESAVWIEESPSQNFAWGRRTLAQSVLTQEDPLGLSIEGNEQKIPEDLRDLFPEASGDLSQENFSPSWFLLENHLATSFEDLKAGLAYLKRKVESQKEGQLSFLKSNAGSVIDQLDTLMNIKDKLQEDTRIFGTEPLNVLENSIENSISESKNIFTEVLLRKEKADSTRAVLFALSRHKFLFCLPNSVERRAEAGEYDIVVNDYARAKNLFGKTEIPMFRRVLEEVDQRILQIRKQLHEKVVKMPQSVEQQKKLIKALTSLEVQQSGTSIGDRIRNVDPAWDAIEARAKYLEYTFKQTFEQYASKDAGGQEKSKNRDSSNQPHSRVLFCEEICDIAASQLPDLWRLGQLYFTGELRGAHDPKPGDFKRMILNAIEKFCAYLRVAVLIASDLRALRQTTGLAWPIGSSSATHQFLPWISQCLRYTRITYATLIRLDLPSEALDIIQKLIDEIRIFCFSITFKRASDRCKKLGEEETWEMDVEDFPGATMLPNCLEKLLLETLDEAQTACMNPEIREGNLLEPQSDGQREVSQRLQEFLSTFCGVIEELAYQSHDEETPTHNVSQLIGYPNVQQSALMSGRFWNSSVITWEQRMLCCLANCAYCNKSFFPHVGDIFVKYGYPLPTLAIETSRYSVNQLFTNLLDAYVEHKVDPLVGTIEPSMYLGRFQWDNEMEIGKLRPYAHECCDNLVGVYSEIYTISPALLRPILEPIVLTVSEELARLMSCVQEFSYTGAIQANVDIRLIRDALKFYTNETAKNYFLEALEAIKPPLNAEQLRKSDEILERVKTCMKLQLMCFSVKDP